A segment of the Luteolibacter arcticus genome:
TCAAAGGCACAGGCACCGAAGACCAGGGTGAAGAGTTTCACCGGCCACTTGGCCTTGAACGAGAGGTGCGAGAACAAGCGGTGGTAGCCGAGCGTGATGCTCATGCCAGTCGCGATGCAGTAGAAGGCAAAGAGGCTCCACAGGAGAGGCCCGCCATCGTAGTGCCACAGGAAGATGGGCGCCGCGACAATCGCAAGCAGGGTGATAGTGCCGAGGAACCCGGTGTTGATCCAATCAACACGCCCGGAGGGAATGCTCAATTTCATGAAGTTCTATGCCCGTAGGGGCGAGGACCGATAGCCCACTTTTCAGGCCCGGTCAATGTCGCAACAGGTACTTTTGCCCGATTGCTTGGAATCTCAAAGGATTCTTTTTGAAATTCTAAGCTTGTGATTTGCCCTTAAGTGGTCAGCATAACCCCGCGCTCGCCACCTGGCAGATTCAAGGCATGGAGGGTCATCAGACGGGTGGTTGCATTCGGTGGTGATCTGAAACCCGGTTCGTCGGGGACAGTCGAAGAGAAGTAGGATTTCGGGCCAATTGACTAGCAATGAGTAAGATGTATGTGGGGAACCTCCCCTTTTCCGCCAGCGAAGATGACCTGCGCGAAGCCTTCGGCCAATTCGGTGAAGTGACTGATGTCGCCTTGATGATGGACCGTGAAACCGGCCGCCCGCGCGGCTTTGCCTTCATTACGATGGGCAGCAAGGAAGCAATGGATGCCGCGATCAAGGGCCTGGATGGCCAAGACCTCGGCGGCCGCAATCTGACCGTGAATGAAGCCCGCCCGCGCGAAGAGCGCTCTGGTGGCGGTGGTGGCTACGGCGGCGGCGGTGGCGAACGTCGCGGTGGCGGCGGCGGTGGTGGCTACGGCGAACGCCGTGGTGGTGGCGGCGGCGGTGGCGGCAAGGGCGGCTACGGCGGCGGCGGTGGTGGCGGTGGTGGCAAGGGCGGCTACGGTGGTGGCGGCGGCGGCGGTGGCCGTCGCTGGTAATACCCAGCCCCGGCAACACCCGGATTTTTTCCCAAGGCGGACCTCCTCGCGGAGGCCCGCCTTTTTCGTTAAGAGAGCGGTGGCATTCTTCATGGCCGCGATGACCTCCAGATTGAATGGAACGAAAGGTGGAGTGACGGAATCGAATCGATCGGCAAGTTTGACAGCCCGCCAGCCTACCGCTACCCCTGTGCCCGAACCTATGGAGAAGTTTCGCATGCCTGCCGCCATTGACGACATTGCTGTCGTCTGCGGGGACATGTCGTGATGGATCGGAAATAACGCGATCGCCGCCTGTCCCCGCCCGCTTGGCTCCCGCCAGCGGGCTTTTTGTTTCTCCACGCTCAAGCCTTTTCCGATTCTCCATGACCCCGTCTCTGCTCCTTGCCGAAAGCCGCACCACCATCCGGCTGGCGATCCCGCTCATCATCGGCCACCTCGGCCAGATGCTCATCGGCCTTTCCGATACGCTGATGCTCGGGTGGCTCGGCGTCACCCAGCTCGCCGCCTCGTCCTTCGCGAACACGATCATTTACCTGCCGATGATGCTCGGCATCGGCATGTCGATGGCCGTGTCGATCCGCGTCTCGCAGGCCCGTGGCGCGAATGAACCCGCCGCCGCCCGCGCGGCCTTGCGTCACGGCATCTATATCACCTTTGGCCTCGGCCTGTTCACGGTCGCGCTGGCCTTCGCGCTGCTGCCCTTCCTGCATCTCTTCAAGCAGGACCCGCGGGTGGTGGCCATCGCGCCGACCTTCTTCGTGCTGATCGCGGTTTCGATGATCCCGGCGATGGTCTCGATGGCGGTGAAGAATCACGCCGATGCGATGAACCGTCCCTGGCCGGTCTTCTGGATCTCGCTGGGCGCGGTGTTCCTCGATATCTTCCTGAACTGGGTGATGATCTTCGGCAAGCTCGGGATGCCCGCCTTGGGCCTGGAGGGTGCCGCGATTTCCACGATCATCTCGCGCACCGCCTCGCTGGCTGGCATGATCTGGTGGTGCCTGCGCGACCCGGGCATCCGGGAATGGGTGCCACAGCGGTGGTTCCGCGCTCCGGACTGGGTTGCAGTGAAAAGCCTGCTCCGCACCGGCTTCCCCGCCAGCATGCAATTGCTCGCGGAAGTCAGCGCCTTCGTGATGGCCACCTTCATCATCGGCAATATGGGCCAGGCAGCGCTGGCCTCGCACCAGGTGGCGATCACTTGCGCGGCGACCATTTTCATGGTGCCGCTCGGGATCTCGATGGCTCTGACGGTACGCATCGGCGAGGCCTTCGGCGCGAAGAACTACGGCGTGATGCGCACCATCGTGACCAGCGGCTGGGCGATGGGCGTGGCCTTCACCGTGCTCAGCGCGACAAGCTTCGTGCTCTTCAACCGCGAGCTCGCCGGCGCTTTCATCAAGGGCGACCCATCCGGCGAGGTTCTCGAAGCGGCGGCCGCGCTGCTCATCGTGGCAGCCGCCTTCCAATTTTGCGATGCTATGCAGATCATCTCGGCAGGAGCGTTGCGCGGCTTGGACGATGTCCACACGCCCGCATGGATCGCCTTCTGGGCCTATTGGGTGGTCTCGATCCCACTCGGCTGGGTGCTCGCGCATCCGCTCAAATTCGGGGTCACCGGCATGTGGTGGGGCATCACCGCGGGGCTCACGATGACTGCGGTCCTGTTAGGCATACGGGTCTGGCGGAGAACCGCGGCGGGAGTCGTCCATTGACGCTGACTCCAAACAAGCTATCCTGCGGGTGTTGTGAGTCCGGAAAAAAAAGCAGCGACGCCGGTTTCCAAGCCGGTGCAGCCGATTCGCTTGAGGCCTTCCTCGAGCGACTACGCGAGCTTTGTGTGGATCACGGCACATGTGATGGAGACACCCGGCTTGGTGAGATCAAAAACCAAGCCAGATGTGCGCATGCTCTTGCTCGCGAACTTGGGATCCTGAAGCGCTCGGACGATCCGTGGGAGAGGCTGGATGTCTTTCGAGGTTCCGAGCATTTGGTCGAGCTGGACTCGATCAGCAAGCGGGCGGTCAAATTGACCATCCCTCCAGGCTTTGGCTTGATGCCCCTCCTGACATATCTTCCAGTCGTCGACCTTCGGTCGGAGAAACAAAGCTCACGGACCGCCGTCGAATTCTTTCCAGCAACGCCGATCGAATACCTCGAACGCTGGCAAGCAGCCAACGAGGTTTTCGGTGACGACGTCCGGCTCGCATCCGTCATCGAGTGGCCCGATGGCGGAATCTCCTTCTGTCTCACCCAGCCCCAATATCACGGCGCGCCTGCGGAACCCCGCGATATTGACGCCTTCTTTCTCAACAACGGCTGGACTCGTCTGAAAGACCCCTCGGGCCACGTTGTCTATTTCAACTACGCCTTGGGAATCATGGCAATCGATGCCGAGCGCAGAAACTGCTACCTCACCAATGGTGAACTCCAGCCCTTTGACGTGATCCTCTGCCGGCCGGACGAGGACATGGAGAGGTTCTTGGGGATCTACCCGTCATGAGTGATCATCACGGCGATAACAGCTTCAGCAACTCGGCCGCTGCCGGGGTGTCCTTGCTGCCTCGTCGTTTCATGAGTGCGATCACGCGGTGCAGGCCCTTGCCGGCAAAGGGACGTAGCACGATGCCGTCCAGCGCGCGGTTCCGGGTCGCGAGCTTGGGGATCACGGTGACGCCGAGGCCGGCGGCGACCATTGAGAGCGCGGTGCCGAGTTGGTCGCACTGGAGGCCGGGGTCGGGCTCGCGGATCTTGCACAGGCGCAGCGTGCGGTCGGAGAGACAGTGGCCGCCTTTCAGGTGGATCAGCTCGTTTGCCTTTAGGTCGGATGGAGTGGGAGCGGCTCTTCTCTCTGCGAGTGGATGATTGTTAGGAGCTGCAAGTAGCAGCGGTTCACGAAAGAGCTCGCGCACTTGTAGCGACCACTTCTGCCGGTCGTGCTCGGGCACGTCACTCAGCACGGCGAATTCGATGCGACCTTCCACGAGCTGCGCGATCAGCTCCTCGGTACGCGATTCGGAAATGGCGATGGTGATGCCCGGGAAGCGTTCCCGGAAAGGTCCCAGCCATTGCGGCAGGAGGTAGGGCGCGATCGTCGGGATGATCCCGAACGAGACCCTGCCATGGCGCAGCTCACGCCGGTCGGCGAAGGCGTCGCGCAGCTTGTCCCGCTCGGCCAGCAGCCGCTGGGCGTGCTCCAGGACCGTGCGACCGGCGAGGGTGGGCTCGACGCCGCGGGCGCGTCGGATCAGGAGCGCTTCACCGATCTCTTCTTCCAGCGCCTGGATCTGCTGGCTGATCGCTGGCTGGGAAAGATGGCGCTTCGCGGCGGCAGCGGTCAGCGAGCCGGATTCGATGACGCTGACGAGAAGCTCGAGCTGGCGAAGTTCCATCGAGCTATAAGAATTTCGAATAGGTCCGTTTTCAACCGGCGATTTCACAAATTGCTCGTAATTCGGCAGCATCAGTTCCGCAACCCGATTTCACGACCATGGCGAAACCCCAGATGACCACCACCGGTGGCAACCCGATTGCCGACAACCAGAACTCCCTGTCCGCCGGCCCGCGCGGCCCGCTGCTGCTCCAGGACTACCAGCTCATCGAAAAGCTCGCCCACCAGAATCGCGAGCGCATCCCGGAGCGCGTGGTGCATGCGAAGGGCTCCGGTGCCTTCGGCACGCTGACGATCACCCATGACATCACGAAATACACCAAGGCAGCCGTCTTCTCGCCGGGTAAGAAGACCGACATGCTGCTCCGCTTTTCCACGGTCGCCGGTGAACGCGGAGCCGCGGATGCCGAGCGCGACGTGCGCGGCTGGGCGCTGAAGTTTTACACCGAGGAAGGCAACTGGGATCTGGTCGGCAACAACACCCCGGTCTTCTTCGTCCGCGACCCGCTCAAGTTTCCCGACTTCATCCATACCCAGAAGCGCCACCCGCGCACCAACATGCGCAGCGCCACCGCGATGTGGGACTTCTGGTCGCTGTCGCCGGAGTCGCTGCACCAGGTCACCATCCTGATGTCCGACCGCGGCCTGCCGCTGAGCTATCGCCATACGAATGGCTACGGCTCGCACACCTACTCGCTCATCAATGCCGCCGGCGAACGCTTCTGGGTGAAGTTCCACTTCAAGACCCGCCAGGGCATCAAGACGATGACCAACCGCGAAGGCGAGCAGGTCATCGCGAAGGACCGCGAGTCCTCGCAGAAGGATCTCTACGAAGCGATCGAGCGCGGCGACTTCCCGCAGTGGGACATGCAGATCCAGATCATGGCGGAGGAAGACGCGGAGAAGTGCCCGTTCAATCCCTTCGATCTAACCAAGGTCTGGCCGCATGCCGACTACCCGGTGATCCCGGTGGGCGTGCTTGAGCTGAATCGAAATCCGGAGAACTACTTCCAGGAGATCGAGCAGTCGGCCTTCTCGCCGTCGAACATCGTCCCCGGCATCAGCTTCTCGCCGGACAAGATGTTGCAAGCCCGCATCTTCTCCTACGCGGATGCCCACCGTTATCGCGTCGGCACCTGGTATGAGGCGCTGCCGGTCAACCGCCCGAAGAGCGCGGTGAACCACTACCACCTCGATGGTTCGATGAATGCCGGCTACAGCACGTCATCGAGCGCCTACTATGAACCTAATAGTTTCAACGGCCCCGCGGAAGACGATCGCTTCGCCGAGCCGCCGCTGAAGATCTCGGGCGATGCCGACCGCTGGAACCACCGGGATGGCAATGACGACTACACGCAGCCGGGAAACCTCTTCCGCCTGATGAGTCCATCGCAGCAGCAGGCGCTCTTCAACAACATCTCCGAAGCGATGCAAGGCGTGCCGCAGGAAATCATCGATCGCCAGCTCGTCCATTTTGACAAGGCGGATCCCGCTTACGGGGCCGGTGTCCGCGCGGCGCTGAAGGCGCATGCCGGCGGGGTCACCAACAACATCTCCGTCCAGGAAGAACCGCAGGCCGAGCCGGCCGGCGTCTGAGAAAAAATCGCTCGCGATGGAGTCGGGCCGCAGCACCGGGGAGGGATCTGTAGCCGGGCTCCATCGCCAATCTTTAAAGCACGTCACCATGGTCACCGAATCCGAACAACAGCGCTATGCCGAGCTCCAGCAGATGGCGCTCGATGCCGCCCGCCAGGGCGACGCGGAAATGCTGCGCCCGATGCTTGAGGCCGGCATGCCGGTGGAACTCAAGGACGGCAAGGGCAACACCCTGCTCATGCTCGCTGCCTACCACGGCAATGCCGGAACCGTCGCGCTCCTGTTAGAGAAAGGTGCCGAGCCCGACGTTCGCAACGACCGCGACCAGACGCCGCTCGCCGGAGTGGCCTTCAAGGGTCATCTCGATGTTGCCCGCGTCTTGCTGAAAGCCGGTGCCGACCCGCTCGCCGATCAAGGTGGAGGCAAGACCCCGGTGATGTTCGCCGCGATGTTCGGTCATCCGGAAATGGTGGCGCTTCTTGAAAGGTCCGCGACTCCATCAGGCAAGCGCAAGGCTTGGCTCGGCTGGCTGGCCCGCCTCATGGCGATTCCGCGTGCGCTCTTCTTCCGCCGGCCGCTGCGACCATTCGTGGTGGGGCACTAAGGCTGGAGATCAACGTGAAGTCACCGTCCAGCGCGCGAAGACGCGGGTCTTCTGGTCAGTCGCCACGACAAACCGGTGGTAGTTTCCACTGCCTGAATCCGGAACGGCCGTCCAACTGCCCGGCGCCATGGAAGGGCTCCACTCGACCCCATAAATCAGGTCCTCCTGGCCCTCTGGGTGGGTGAACTCGAAGACCATCCCTTCGGCGCTCGTTCCCGGCTTCGGAAGGCCGGCGACATCGCCGCGATTCGGATCGAGGGCGAAGGCATATTCGATCAAGTTGCTGAGGCCGTCGCCATCGGGGTCCTGGTCATCCGCCGAGATCGCCGTGCTGGCTTGGGCTCCGAACGAGACATCTTGCCAGGTTCTCCGGGTGAATGCAGTCCGGAAGGTGCCGGTGGAGACGCGGGTGCCTTCCTTGTTGGTTGCGGTGATGCGATAGTGATAAAGAGTGCCGGCGTTGAGTCCCGATAGCTCCAAAGGAACATCCTGGAAGCGTGCAATGAACTCTCCGCCCGCCAGCACTACAGGCTTGGTGGAGCCGTAGGATTCCGTGGGTCCATATTCGAATTTGGCGGAGGACCCGAGGCCATTCGGGTTCACTCCCACCGCCACCCTTACACCGGTGGTGGAGACCTTGCTCACCACGGCAGGCGCGATCGACGGCGCCATAGTGTTGAAGCAATAGAGTTCCTTGCCGGTAGCCGGGTTGTGGATACCAAACATGAGCTTCCCGTTGACCGTACGCGGATAGGCCTCGCTGCCGAAGCCTGACGATCCCATGAAAAGATCGGCGACCATGCGGGTTCCCCCGGCCGTGCCGTCACTCTGCCAAAGTTGGCCCACCAGGGAGGAGCACAAGTAGAAGTCCTTGTCACCGCTGGATAAGAACTTCACCGATGTTCCGGTGATGCCGGGTTTCAGGAGCTGGGTCCCTGCCACCGTGCCATCCGACTTCCAAATCCCGGTCGTGCCGTCCCGGAGTTTTGGGGCGAAGTAGAGGTGGTCCCCCTTCGTATGGAAGCTGCCGTAGAAGCCGTCAGCGAGCGGGAGCAAGGGGAAGGTGCCCTCCGCACTTCCATCGCTGCGCCAGAGTGCCCATGAAGATGGATCGTCGCTGGCTTGAGCCGAGAAGTAGACGAGATTCTCGCTCGCAATCATCCCAGACGGACCTCGATTCGTGATGTCTGCATTGATGTCCTCAACTATGGAGGTCCCCTCAGGGGTTCCGTCGCTGGTCCAGAGTTCCCTTCCGTGGGTCGCGTCCTTGAAACAAAAGAAGAGGCGGTTCCCCGCCACGACGGGCGCAGAATCGGCCTTCGATACCAGCCGGGTTCCGGCCATCGTGCCGTCGGTGCGCCAGAGTTCCGTGGTATCGCGGAAGGCGTAGAAATAGAAAGTACCGCCGAGGGCGACACCCGAGTAGAGACTGGCCCTTCCGCCAGGATTGATCGCCGTCACTTTCACCGTACCGCCGGGAGTGCCATCGCTCTTCCAGAGATCTCCGTTCAGCTGGCGCTCCGCATCCGCCGTGAAGTAAAGGGTGTTGCCGACCGTTCCCATGAGCTGGGGATAGGAGGAGCTGTCGGTTCCGGTCACGATATCCTTGAGCATGAGGGTGCCGGCGGGGGTGCCGTCGGTTCGCCAGATTTCGTTCCCATGCGTCAGGTCGTGGCCGGTGAAGAAGGTGAAATTTCCGGCGGTCATGAAATAGCGGGGATTGCCCCCGTGAGCCCCGCTGCAGAGGTCCTTGATCATGACGGTGCCGCCGGTGGTCCCATCACTTTTCCACAACTCCTTCCCTTGGCTTCCATTGTTCGCCCCGATGAAAAGGGTCTCGCTCGTGCCACCGAAGGAAGGTGTCCCACCGAGTTCCATGGACCCGGAGTTTCCGGGGCGGATATCTTTCACCAGTTCGGGGCCGGGAAGACCTGCCAGAAGCGGCGAGGCAATCAACGGAAAGAGGAGGGGGAACAGCTTGGGTTTCATCTTCGACAAAGATCTGTATGACGACATCACAATGTCAATACAGCATTGTCTTTGTAAATACCGAAACCCGCACGCTCGCGAAAAAGTCACGAATTATTGGAAATCGCGACGTAAAGTCCCGAAAATTACTCCGCGCGCTCTAGCGTGTAGCGAAGCTGCTCTCCCAACTTTCCGGGAACAGCGGCTTCTCTCAAGGTTCCGAAGAGTTCGTTTTTCTTAACCGGGGAGAGTTTAATGTAGGAGCGGATTTCGCGGCGACGCCAGTTCTCAAGGGCTTCCAACACATCATCTCGCAGACCCGGGTCGGTCGCCCGGGTGAGGAGAAATTCCAGCCCCTGCCATTTGCTGAACAGCGGCGCGAGCCGGACGAAGTAGGCCTGCTGATCGGCGCCAAGTTTGGAGATAGAGCTTGGGTTCGTCACCAGATGCAAGCCGAGCAGGGGAAGGATACTCCTCAGACGTTGCCGAGCCGCCTTGGCGGGACCCGGTTGGTTTGAGGCCAAATCTTGAAGGAGAAAATCGAGGTGGCTGCCCAGTGTTTCGGCATCGAGGCATTCGATGGCTGCCTTTCTCACAGCACCCACCTCGGACGTCAGTCTGGCGAGTGCCTCCTGATGGCCTATCTTTGGCGAGACCTCGGCGAGACCGCGCAACGCCCATGGCTCGAGGGAGGCATCGTTGAGGGCCTGCTCGTAGTAGGCCGCAAAGTCCATCGGTGAAAGGCGCGCGAGATGGAAGCGGGCGAAATGCCGGAGGCTACGGCTGGGGCTGGTCAGCGTGGCCGTCAGTTCCGCGACCGCAGCCTCGGGTTCACACTCGATCCGGTGGTCCAGCCAGTGCCTGCGAACGGGCACCGCACGTGAACGCGCGATGGCTTGAATGGCTTCGTTGCGTTCCGCGTCGTTGAGGCGAGGAAGCACTCCTTTCAAATACCACATCATTGCGGCGCGATCGTTGCTTCCGAACAGCGCTCGCCGGACTTCCGGCCCGGGTGTCCGGTCCACTTTCTTGAGAAGCTCGAGATAGATCTTCCTATCCTCCCCGCGTGAATGCCGCCACGCCCGGAGCCACGCCGCTTCATCAAAGTTCATCGCCAACCGCTCAAACCATCCCTCGATCTGTTTCCGGCTGCACCCACGCCCGCATTTCCTCAAACGCGCGGTCAAGGGGGCGAGAGTGATCCTTTCGTTCGGATCAAGGCGGTCCAATGCCGCGGACAAGCGCTCCGCCGCACGATTGTGAACCGGTCCCGCCCAGTCGTTCACCCTCACTAACAACAGGCTGACTTTGGCTGCAGCAGGAAGTACCGGTGAGAGCTTCAAGGCATGCTCCCTCACGTTCCCCCGGGGATGGCAAAGGGCGACGATCACCATCGCAGGGTCCGCGGACAGCTTATCCGGGACCAGCATGGGGACAGGATACTTCCAGTGAAGGCGGATCGACTCGTCGATCCTGGGCCAAGCATGCGGCGCGAGCCGGGTGGCCAGATGAAGGACCAGCGGAGCGAGGGATTCCCGGAGCTCGCCTTCGGCGTTCCAGAGTCTGACGCAGAGCTGAGCGAGTGCTTCCTCCGGCATCACTTCCATCAGGCAGGCACAGGCCGCGCGGATCGCGGATTCTTGGTGCGTGTCCCGTTGCCAGAATCTCCAGCGGGGAGCAGAGTCCGCCGTGGTCCCGCAGAGGAAATCGAAGGCTTCGCGATGGAGTTCATTCATGGCTTCCGCTCCCATCACTTCACGAAAACCAGCCGGCCCCATTGCTCGGGCACGTGCATGTTGATCACGCCCTGCGGGCTCCAGACCCAGTTGTCCTCGGGGTGATCGCCGTCAGGGATCTTCGCGCCGTGCGCCGGCACGCGGACATACTTGCCGTCCTTCACGAGGTGCTTCCACTGCACGCGGGAGAAATTGATCCGCCACGTGTCGCCGGATTTCGGCGGAGAAGGGAGCTTGCCGGTATGTCTCGCGAGGTCTTTCCACGGCAGGAAGATCTCCACGGACCAGCCGGTGTCGGTGTCGGAAGCATTGTTGAGCGTGCCATCGATCTTCACGGCACTCTTGAGGCCGGGGAGGTTGGTGCCGTGGACCGCGTTGCCGCCCTTGGAGTAGGGCTTGTCGAGCGTGAGCTCCCAGATGGTGCCGAGCGCGTTGATCTCGAACTCGTAGTAGTTGAGCGTGTCGCCATCGGGATCGAGGAAGATCTCGAAGTCGTTGTCGTGGAAGATGATTGCGTTCTTCTCCGTCAGCGTGCCCCAGACGTGCGGCTCTTCCATCTCCGCGGCGACGTGCAGGCCGTCCGCGGTCCACAGCATCTTGGCTCGGGTGCGGAAGCGCGGTGCCGGCTGATCCTTGCCACGGATGTCGGTGAAGTCGCTGGTCCAGGCGATCTTCTCCCAAGCGGCGTCCGAAAGGTCGCCGTCGATCTTCGGCGCCGTTTCAGCAAACCGGCATTCGTAGGTGAGCGGCTCCGCGGCGGCGAGGAGAGGGAGACAGAGCAGGAAACGCATGACGACATCTGGCGAAAGGCTGGATGTGGCGGCAATCCCAATGTGGTACGCACTCTCCGTGTGCGGCCGAAGTGATCTTGGCAGCGGTGAAGAATTGCGTGGAGTGAGCGGGTCGATACGGGTGGCCACGAGGTCTCCGGCACCGACAGAACTGCTTCAGCCGCACCCGGAGAGTGCGGACCACATTCCCGCGGTTGCGCCGTCCGCTGGAATTGCCACACTCGGTCATGACCTTGAAAGCCTTTGCGAGCGTGGCGGTCGGACTTCTGGCGCTCGGTGTGGCGGAAGCCAAGCCGTTGCGGGTGCTCACCTACAACCTCCGCTACATCACTTCCGGCGACAAGGGCGACCGCGCGTGGACGGCCCGTCGCGATCAAGCCGCCGAACTGATCAAGCACGACGCGGCCGATATCGTGGGCATCCAGGAAGGCCTGCCGCAAATGATGAACGACCTCGCCGACCGGCTCTCGGGCTACGCGGTGATCGGCGTTGGCCGTGAGGACGGCATCGACCAGGGCGAGTATGCCGCCATCCTGGTGAAGGCGGATCGTTTCCGCGTCCAGGAGAGCGGCACCTTCTGGCTCTCCGACACGCCGGAGATCTGCAACTCCTGCACCTGGGGCAATACCGTCACGCGCATCTGCACCTGGGCGAAGCTCTACGACCGCGAGACCAAGAAGACCTTCCACTTCTTCAACACCCACCTCGACCACGCCTCGCCGGATGCGCGGCAGAAGGGAACGGAACTCATCCTCTCACGCATCGCCGCACGCAAGGCGACCGGGCCGGTCATTCTAACAGGCGACTTCAACGCGCCGGAAAATGACCCGCTCCATGCCGCCATCAAGGAGGCCGGCTTTGGCGACGTGTGGCGTTCGCTGAACGCCAACACGCCGCCGGAGGAATCGGGAACCTTCAATCAATTCACCGGCGTGAAGAACGGCTCCCGGATCGACTACATCTACGCGACGCCGGAATTGAAAGGATCGGAGTCGGGGATCATCCGC
Coding sequences within it:
- a CDS encoding RNA recognition motif domain-containing protein, whose product is MSKMYVGNLPFSASEDDLREAFGQFGEVTDVALMMDRETGRPRGFAFITMGSKEAMDAAIKGLDGQDLGGRNLTVNEARPREERSGGGGGYGGGGGERRGGGGGGGYGERRGGGGGGGGKGGYGGGGGGGGGKGGYGGGGGGGGRRW
- a CDS encoding MATE family efflux transporter; amino-acid sequence: MTPSLLLAESRTTIRLAIPLIIGHLGQMLIGLSDTLMLGWLGVTQLAASSFANTIIYLPMMLGIGMSMAVSIRVSQARGANEPAAARAALRHGIYITFGLGLFTVALAFALLPFLHLFKQDPRVVAIAPTFFVLIAVSMIPAMVSMAVKNHADAMNRPWPVFWISLGAVFLDIFLNWVMIFGKLGMPALGLEGAAISTIISRTASLAGMIWWCLRDPGIREWVPQRWFRAPDWVAVKSLLRTGFPASMQLLAEVSAFVMATFIIGNMGQAALASHQVAITCAATIFMVPLGISMALTVRIGEAFGAKNYGVMRTIVTSGWAMGVAFTVLSATSFVLFNRELAGAFIKGDPSGEVLEAAAALLIVAAAFQFCDAMQIISAGALRGLDDVHTPAWIAFWAYWVVSIPLGWVLAHPLKFGVTGMWWGITAGLTMTAVLLGIRVWRRTAAGVVH
- a CDS encoding LysR family transcriptional regulator, whose amino-acid sequence is MELRQLELLVSVIESGSLTAAAAKRHLSQPAISQQIQALEEEIGEALLIRRARGVEPTLAGRTVLEHAQRLLAERDKLRDAFADRRELRHGRVSFGIIPTIAPYLLPQWLGPFRERFPGITIAISESRTEELIAQLVEGRIEFAVLSDVPEHDRQKWSLQVRELFREPLLLAAPNNHPLAERRAAPTPSDLKANELIHLKGGHCLSDRTLRLCKIREPDPGLQCDQLGTALSMVAAGLGVTVIPKLATRNRALDGIVLRPFAGKGLHRVIALMKRRGSKDTPAAAELLKLLSP
- a CDS encoding catalase, whose amino-acid sequence is MAKPQMTTTGGNPIADNQNSLSAGPRGPLLLQDYQLIEKLAHQNRERIPERVVHAKGSGAFGTLTITHDITKYTKAAVFSPGKKTDMLLRFSTVAGERGAADAERDVRGWALKFYTEEGNWDLVGNNTPVFFVRDPLKFPDFIHTQKRHPRTNMRSATAMWDFWSLSPESLHQVTILMSDRGLPLSYRHTNGYGSHTYSLINAAGERFWVKFHFKTRQGIKTMTNREGEQVIAKDRESSQKDLYEAIERGDFPQWDMQIQIMAEEDAEKCPFNPFDLTKVWPHADYPVIPVGVLELNRNPENYFQEIEQSAFSPSNIVPGISFSPDKMLQARIFSYADAHRYRVGTWYEALPVNRPKSAVNHYHLDGSMNAGYSTSSSAYYEPNSFNGPAEDDRFAEPPLKISGDADRWNHRDGNDDYTQPGNLFRLMSPSQQQALFNNISEAMQGVPQEIIDRQLVHFDKADPAYGAGVRAALKAHAGGVTNNISVQEEPQAEPAGV
- a CDS encoding ankyrin repeat domain-containing protein is translated as MVTESEQQRYAELQQMALDAARQGDAEMLRPMLEAGMPVELKDGKGNTLLMLAAYHGNAGTVALLLEKGAEPDVRNDRDQTPLAGVAFKGHLDVARVLLKAGADPLADQGGGKTPVMFAAMFGHPEMVALLERSATPSGKRKAWLGWLARLMAIPRALFFRRPLRPFVVGH
- a CDS encoding carbohydrate-binding family 9-like protein, which produces MRFLLCLPLLAAAEPLTYECRFAETAPKIDGDLSDAAWEKIAWTSDFTDIRGKDQPAPRFRTRAKMLWTADGLHVAAEMEEPHVWGTLTEKNAIIFHDNDFEIFLDPDGDTLNYYEFEINALGTIWELTLDKPYSKGGNAVHGTNLPGLKSAVKIDGTLNNASDTDTGWSVEIFLPWKDLARHTGKLPSPPKSGDTWRINFSRVQWKHLVKDGKYVRVPAHGAKIPDGDHPEDNWVWSPQGVINMHVPEQWGRLVFVK
- a CDS encoding endonuclease/exonuclease/phosphatase family protein gives rise to the protein MTLKAFASVAVGLLALGVAEAKPLRVLTYNLRYITSGDKGDRAWTARRDQAAELIKHDAADIVGIQEGLPQMMNDLADRLSGYAVIGVGREDGIDQGEYAAILVKADRFRVQESGTFWLSDTPEICNSCTWGNTVTRICTWAKLYDRETKKTFHFFNTHLDHASPDARQKGTELILSRIAARKATGPVILTGDFNAPENDPLHAAIKEAGFGDVWRSLNANTPPEESGTFNQFTGVKNGSRIDYIYATPELKGSESGIIRSSKNGVYPSDHFPIRATLEM